The genomic DNA TCATATGGAGAAGTCTTCAACTGCTCTAGTAACCCTTCAGGTCTCTTGTCTATTTCCATCTGTCGATGCATACTTCTGTTTTTGCTTCATAACAATATTATATcttatattacatataaatatattacataaaaataattaaaaaagagttGTTGAATATATATTCAGGAGATTCTTCGGACGCAAGGAGAAAAGGAGAAGGAAATGGAAGAGAAGGTAAAGTCGTTTATCAGAAGAAGATTATCATACGAAGGAGACGATGAGAAGAGAGATGTGATGAAAAAAATTGTCTCCAAGCTTAGATCTGACGGCTACAATGATGTCTCTATCTATAGAACCTCGTGGGATTCTTCTTTTGATCGCCGTGAAggtaataataaaatatcattttggctttaaaaataaaaatttagaaaagtaTTCATGTGATTTGATCTTTGCAAAAGTTgaagagtttttcttttaattttggaaagttaggtcaagtttttttattgattgCTTTTGTGAAAATGTTACACAGGATGTAGCAGAATGTTTAAGTGCAAGAGGAAGTACGAGTACATTGAGGTCATGGTGGCGACTGGTCGCGGCGGTGATGACAGAAGCAAGATGAAACGTCTCATTGTTGATCTTGACTTCAAGTCTCAGTTTGAGTTAGCCAAACAGACAAAAGGTTACAAAGACGTGACTCAGATGCTTCCGACAGTGTTTGTGGCGACAGAGGAGAGACTCAAAAGAGTTGTTTCGTTGGTTTCTGGTGAGATGACACAGTCCATGAAGAAAGAAGGAATGTCTAGACCGCCATGGAGGACTACCAGATACATGCTAGCCAAGTGGCTACCTGAGAAAAGAGTCTCTGGTTCTAAGAAAGGATCCTGGTCTATGTTTGATGATGATGGAGGTGAAGCTGTTGAGACAACGAGTGGTATTGGTTTTAAAACTACGTGTGGTTTCCAGTTATCTTAGAGGGATGAGCGCAGTTCGTTTCTTtgtctttta from Brassica oleracea var. oleracea cultivar TO1000 unplaced genomic scaffold, BOL UnpScaffold04161, whole genome shotgun sequence includes the following:
- the LOC106321952 gene encoding uncharacterized protein LOC106321952, which translates into the protein MEKSSTALVTLQEILRTQGEKEKEMEEKVKSFIRRRLSYEGDDEKRDVMKKIVSKLRSDGYNDVSIYRTSWDSSFDRREGCSRMFKCKRKYEYIEVMVATGRGGDDRSKMKRLIVDLDFKSQFELAKQTKGYKDVTQMLPTVFVATEERLKRVVSLVSGEMTQSMKKEGMSRPPWRTTRYMLAKWLPEKRVSGSKKGSWSMFDDDGGEAVETTS